The Diabrotica virgifera virgifera chromosome 10, PGI_DIABVI_V3a genome has a window encoding:
- the LOC114337496 gene encoding zinc transporter 2 isoform X2, with the protein MVVPKMINLENGLNKHCHSNKTPEVDNRARKKLIMASILCVIFMLGEIVGGYLSNSLAIASDAAHLLTDFASFMISLFSLYMANRPSTKKMLFGWYRAEVIGALTSVLLIWVVTGILVYMAVQRIIYKTYEVDSKVMLITSGVGVIVNIIMGITLHQHGHTHSGSDGEHGHAHGGKKEENINVRAAFIHVLGDFLQSFGVFVAAIVIYFKPDLMIVDPICTFFFSVLVVITTFAIIKDALMVLMEALPRGVNFEEVMNTLLRIEGVKRVHNLRIWALSLDKIAMSAHIAISPGTNPQNVLMVASKNIHEKYNFFEMTLQIEEFQEAMEDCTQCRNP; encoded by the exons TTAACAAGCACTGTCACTCAAATAAAACTCCTGAAGTGGACAACCGGGCAAGAAAAAAACTTATTATGGCCAGTATATTATGCGTAATATTTATGTTAGGAGAAATAGTAG GGGGGTATTTATCGAACAGTTTAGCAATAGCATCAGACGCAGCTCATCTACTAACAGATTTTGCCAGTTTTATGATCTCTCTATTTTCATTGTACATGGCAAACAGACCTTCAACCAAAAAAATGTTATTCGGCTGGTATAGAGCCGAAGTTATTGGTGCTCTAACTTCAGTACTTTTAATTTGGGTTGTTACTGGCATCTTGGTATACATGGCCGTACAAAGAATTATTTACAAAACTTACGAAGTCGATTCCAAAGTTATGTTGATTACCTCTGGTGTCGGTGTTATTGTTAATATCAT AATGGGTATAACTTTACACCAACATGGACACACTCACAGTGGTAGCGATGGTGAACATGGACATGCACATGGTGGGAAAAAAGAGGAAAATATTAACGTCAGGGCGGCTTTCATTCACGTCTTGGGCGATTTTCTCCAAAGTTTTGGAGTTTTCGTAGCTGCTATCGTAATTTATTTTAAG CCAGATCTAATGATTGTGGATCCAATTTGTACCTTCTTCTTTTCCGTTTTGGTTGTTATAACTACTTTTGCCATCATCAAAGATGCGTTAATGGTTTTAATGGAAGCACTACCAAGAGGAGTTAATTTCGAAGAAGTTATGAACACATTGCTAAGGATTGAAGGAGTTAAAAGGGTTCATAATTTGAGAATTTGGGCTTTGAGTTTAGATAAAATAGCAATGTCAGCCCACATAGCAATAA gcCCAGGTACCAATCCCCAAAATGTGTTAATGGTTGCTTCAAAAAATATCCATGAAAAATATAACTTTTTCGAGATGACCCTTCAAATCGAAGAATTCCAAGAGGCAATGGAAGATTGCACGCAATGCAGAAACCCATAA
- the LOC114337496 gene encoding zinc transporter 2 isoform X3, with the protein MIELTVNKHCHSNKTPEVDNRARKKLIMASILCVIFMLGEIVGGYLSNSLAIASDAAHLLTDFASFMISLFSLYMANRPSTKKMLFGWYRAEVIGALTSVLLIWVVTGILVYMAVQRIIYKTYEVDSKVMLITSGVGVIVNIIMGITLHQHGHTHSGSDGEHGHAHGGKKEENINVRAAFIHVLGDFLQSFGVFVAAIVIYFKPDLMIVDPICTFFFSVLVVITTFAIIKDALMVLMEALPRGVNFEEVMNTLLRIEGVKRVHNLRIWALSLDKIAMSAHIAISPGTNPQNVLMVASKNIHEKYNFFEMTLQIEEFQEAMEDCTQCRNP; encoded by the exons TTAACAAGCACTGTCACTCAAATAAAACTCCTGAAGTGGACAACCGGGCAAGAAAAAAACTTATTATGGCCAGTATATTATGCGTAATATTTATGTTAGGAGAAATAGTAG GGGGGTATTTATCGAACAGTTTAGCAATAGCATCAGACGCAGCTCATCTACTAACAGATTTTGCCAGTTTTATGATCTCTCTATTTTCATTGTACATGGCAAACAGACCTTCAACCAAAAAAATGTTATTCGGCTGGTATAGAGCCGAAGTTATTGGTGCTCTAACTTCAGTACTTTTAATTTGGGTTGTTACTGGCATCTTGGTATACATGGCCGTACAAAGAATTATTTACAAAACTTACGAAGTCGATTCCAAAGTTATGTTGATTACCTCTGGTGTCGGTGTTATTGTTAATATCAT AATGGGTATAACTTTACACCAACATGGACACACTCACAGTGGTAGCGATGGTGAACATGGACATGCACATGGTGGGAAAAAAGAGGAAAATATTAACGTCAGGGCGGCTTTCATTCACGTCTTGGGCGATTTTCTCCAAAGTTTTGGAGTTTTCGTAGCTGCTATCGTAATTTATTTTAAG CCAGATCTAATGATTGTGGATCCAATTTGTACCTTCTTCTTTTCCGTTTTGGTTGTTATAACTACTTTTGCCATCATCAAAGATGCGTTAATGGTTTTAATGGAAGCACTACCAAGAGGAGTTAATTTCGAAGAAGTTATGAACACATTGCTAAGGATTGAAGGAGTTAAAAGGGTTCATAATTTGAGAATTTGGGCTTTGAGTTTAGATAAAATAGCAATGTCAGCCCACATAGCAATAA gcCCAGGTACCAATCCCCAAAATGTGTTAATGGTTGCTTCAAAAAATATCCATGAAAAATATAACTTTTTCGAGATGACCCTTCAAATCGAAGAATTCCAAGAGGCAATGGAAGATTGCACGCAATGCAGAAACCCATAA